Proteins co-encoded in one Aspergillus flavus chromosome 2, complete sequence genomic window:
- a CDS encoding putative PHD finger domain protein: MMADYDDDDAGGVILDGPFDPDAQATVTDFIDYTEYLPADIIRSLTLIRGLDERYLEATQGVHELTKTYGQLPELPPDGRPDARNLRKDISSQLDRAINARESAYAEACRLYDVVDRHFNRLDCIKQKLEALPKPPPAETTAPQAVPVTKRGRPTKKGDDVVAPTTRITLRLDSHDHTKPTSTLKSRTRRSVLSAEHLAGLHPDSPIASTEHSDVEEPKAIPSESPAEAAVAPGRKEKQGRRSRTSLGTHTHSGVANISTSNALAMLKPPPEDAKPGSEDMPWLRLTEWEMTKLRKKMKKNAVWQPSEVMIHRELALRGRGWEAYRAAKAQAEANGSEFIDCDDIMNNYIPGKLTKRSEATKDTEGTFETKLSNRGMKLNEAKKLKRENQAREQAAAAAAEAELAAKRQGQAASPTKAPVPSIDQAQTSKPSRAAKKRKPDESPVMDATTAPLAGAETRAALRSPSKRRKTSDTPMESSVSVPSASTTTPSANVPTPAAEVTETKPTPPPASPVGSKRSVPPSGAVVAPPALEGTTRTPPVTRPPSRRRSAAASAEPVPSIGLITAGRELRRKSATPARKTPVPDVTRAASLSAPRRRKRPAPGPVSSGQDGGAAVSYGRRKAKPGKKRFREHGPKDGDIRIDEDGVLEEIDPNEPRYCLCGDVSFGTMICCENTDCDREWFHLDCVGLSEVPSRTAKWYCPECRVKFNKGSDGIVKIGLRR; this comes from the exons ATGATGGCAGAttacgacgacgacgacgctGGTGGAGTCATTCTGGACGGCCCCTTTGATCCTGACGCCCAAGCTACCGTCACCGACTTCATCGATTATACCGAATACCTCCCTGCTGATATCATCCGTTCCCTTACTCTCATCCGCGGCTTGGACGAGCGCTATCTGGAAGCCACTCAAGGCGTGCATGAGCTCACCAAGACTTATGGTCAGCTCCCCGAATTACCTCCAGATGGACGTCCGGATGCGCGCAATTTGCGCAAAGATATCTCCTCCCAGCTCGACCGCGCAATCAATGCCCGCGAGTCCGCTTACGCGGAGGCCTGTCGTTTATACGATGTTGTCGATCGCCATTTCAATCGCCTAGACTGTATCAAGCAGAAGCTTGAGGCACTTCCAAAACCACCGCCCGCCGAAACCACTGCGCCGCAGGCTGTGCCCGTCACCAAGCGTGGTCGACCAACAAAGAAAGGTGATGATGTGGTAGCTCCCACAACGCGCATCACACTTCGCTTGGATAGCCATGATCATACGAAACCTACATCAACTCTGAAATCGAGAACGCGACGGTCAGTCCTCTCAGCGGAGCACCTTGCTGGTCTGCACCCCGACTCGCCGATCGCCAGTACCGAGCATTCGGATGTGGAGGAGCCCAAAGCTATACCTTCAGAGTCGCCTGCTGAAGCCGCAGTCGCTCCAGGccggaaagagaaacaaggcaGGCGATCGCGGACCTCACTGGGCACCCATACACATAGCGGTGTGGCAAATATCTCAACGAGTAATGCCCTGGCAATGCTCAAGCCTCCTCCTGAAGACGCAAAGCCAGGTAGCGAGGACATGCCGTGGTTGCGTCTGACAGAGTGGGAGATGACCAAGCTGCgtaagaagatgaagaaaaacGCCGTGTGGCAGCCGAGTGAGGTGATGATACACCGCGAACTAGCCCTTCGAGGCCGGGGATGGGAGGCTTATAGAGCCGCGAAAGCGCAAGCTGAGGCGAATGGGTCCGAGTTCATCGACTGCGATGATATCATGAACAACTATATCCCGGGGAAATTGACCAAGCGGAGTGAAGCAACCAAAGATACGGAGGGCACATTTGAGACAAAGTTGAGCAATCGGGGTATGAAACTGAACGAGGCGAAGAAACTCAAGCGTGAAAATCAAGCGCGCGAACAAGCGGCTGCCGCTGCAGCGGAGGCAGAGTTGGCCGCCAAACGCCAGGGACAGGCCGCATCTCCTACTAAGGCCCCAGTACCCAGCATCGATCAGGCGCAGACTAGCAAACCAAGCAGAgccgcgaagaagagaaaacccGACGAGAGTCCGGTGATGGATGCTACTACCGCCCCTTTGGCAGGTGCAGAAACACGAGCTGCGCTACGGAGTCCGTCGAAACGCCGTAAAACAAGCGACACACCGATGGAATCGAGTGTCAGTGTCCCAAGTGCTTCAACTACCACACCGTCAGCTAACGTACCTACGCCCGCTGCTGAAGTGACTGAAACGAAGCCTACACCTCCACCTGCCTCTCCTGTCGGATCTAAGCGCTCGGTTCCACCATCCGGAGCTGTGGTCGCTCCACCTGCCTTAGAGGGTACTACAAGAACGCCTCCCGTAACCCGACCCCCTTCCAGACGTCGCTCGGCTGCTGCGTCAGCCGAACCAGTTCCTTCTATCGGGCTCATCACGGCAGGAAGAGAGCTTCGGCGAAAGAGCGCTACCCCTGCACGCAAGACCCCAGTTCCAGATGTTACTCGAGCAGCTAGCTTGAGTGCGCCTCGCCGCAGGAAGCGGCCCGCTCCAGGCCCCGTATCATCTGGACAAGATGGCGGTGCAGCGGTGAGCTACGGCCGCCGTAAGGCTAAACCCGGAAAGAAACGGTTTCGCGAGCACGGACCCAAGGATGGCGACATCCgcattgatgaagatggtgtaCTAGAGGAGATCGACCCTAATGAGCCTCGCTACTGCCTTTGTGGAGACGTAAGCTTCGGCACGATGATCTGTTGTGAGAACACTGAT TGCGACAGGGAATGGTTCCACCTGGACTGTGTCGGACTCTCCGAAGTTCCCAGTCGAACTGCTAAGTGGTACTGTCCGGAGTGTCGCGTGAAGTTCAACAAGGGGTCCGATGGGATTGTCAAGATCGGTCTTCGTCGGTAG